CAGGAATCCGGTTGTTGTGCTTCCCGTATTAATAACACTTTTGTCTGATGCTAAAAGTAAAGTggtaaatttttgaaaatgtgaaTTGTAAGAAAAAATCCAAATAATAACAAATGATACAAAGCTAGAAGCTGACATTTTTATTGCTACTTTTACATCCTCCGCGTACCGAACCACAATGTCAAAGAAAGCAACACGACTTGTCAGATAGTGGTGGGTGTGGGGAACAGGCACGTGTGTCTTACTCCCATCGAAtgttttccgtttgaacggcagttttttctagcggtatcatatgaaattgtcacccatagttatggccctagtatcaatctattgcatttcaatctgttttagggttaggggtatcttttttttttcacaaatgtaaataaacccaatctgtttcttaaacgagggacatattcatacggcacagaatgttttcacctcaatagacgtcattgattggttgaaattgcagaaataaaaaacaacaaatatattacaaactatagaattttctcaataaagccaagagaaaaagatgttttataaagacattctaccagtatacgaagtttaaaagtgtttagttacatggaaattattttaaaagactgccggtcaaacagaaaagatccttgtTCTGCAGCAAAAGAGTCGGATGATATAGCTACTAGATTTAAAATGTTTTGGTATAGTCTTTCTCATTTGCAAAATGATCCCTCCCCATCATTAATTTTGCTTAGATCGTTTTCAATTTTGGTTTATCGATGCAACATTGAATTCTGATTACGGTCAACccatttccactttaaaatcgagcatctCGGCAATTtttaccaatcaaatacgtccatttggagtcaaatcataccgtgctgtatgaatatgtttattgggttcatttacatttgcgaagaaaagaagatacccttcccgcaaccctaaccctaaccgtttTGTATTGGttgagtttttgctttcattttagcgtttcgtttttttttcttaattgttatccttaaattaatttaaggataacaataaaagaaaaaaacaaaaggctaaaatttagggttagggttagggtgatgttgtctcagttttagacgcagcaaataattttagctcaatagagggcataggattgtttaaaattcaaaaaataaactacgttaaacttacaaattacaatttactcaggaaagccaagagaaaaaaatgttttattttgatacattctaccagtatacgaagattTAAAGTGTTTGGTTAActagaaatattgttaaaaactgccgttcaaaaggaaaagatctgacTTAGTGTaatttactgcagatattacagtgctatggtttctctcctgtatgaatgttttTATGAGAGGTTAAAGAGCGCAAGCAagacaatgatttaccacaaatatcacactcatacagtttctctccagtatgaatggatttgtgataagtaaggctatgcttatgggagaatgatttaccacacacacgacattgatatggtttctctcctgtatgaatgtgtttgtgagaatcaagGTTACATTTATGAGAGAATGACattccacagacatcacattgatgaggtttctctcctgtatgaatgtatttatgagaaTCAAGGTTACATTTtcgagggaatgatttaccacaaatatcacagtgatatggtttctcacctgtatgaacgaATTCGTGAGAAGTAAGACTATGCTtacgggagaatgatttaccacaaatatgacattgatatggtttctctcctgtatgaatgtatttgtgtctagttaagtcaCCTAACTGGGAGAATgatataccacatatatcacagggatgtggtttctcccctgtatgactgAATTTGTGGTAAGTAAGACTatttctttgagagaatgatttaccacaaatatcacatcgatatggtttctctcctgtatgaatgaatttgtgagaAATAAGGCCactcttttgagagaatgatttaccacaaatatcacagcaatatagtctttctcctgtatgaatgtatttgtgagaagtCAGGTGaattttctgagagaatgattttccacagatatcacagtgatatggtttctcccctgtatgaatggatATGTGAGTAGTAAGGCTGTGCTtctgggagaatgatttaccacaaatataacactgatatggtttctctcctgtatgaatgtatttgtgagaagtAAGGTGACTTTTTCgggagaatgattttccacagacatcacagtgatatggtttctcacctgtatgaatgtatttgtgtttagtaaGGCCTATCTTCTGAGATATATCACAGTCATGTgggttctctcctgtatgaatggatttgtgataagtaaggtgacttttttgagagaatgatttaccacaaatatcacagtgatatggtttctcacctgtatgaatgaatttgtgagtagttaaattatattttactgaaaaagatttaccacaaatatcacaatgatatggtttctctcctgtatgaatgtatttgtgagtggtaAGGCTacttttctgagagaatgatttaccacagatatcacactgatttggtttctctccagtatgaacagaTTTGTGATAAGAAAGGCCactcctttgagagaatgatttaccacagatatcacactgatttggtttctctccagtatgaacagaTTTGTGATAAGAAAGGCCactcctttgagagaatgatttaccacagatatcacactgatatggtttctctcctgtatgaatggatttgtgagagGTAAGGTTacttttctgagagaatgatttaccacagacatcacagtgatatggtttcctACCTGCATGAATGAATTTGTGAACAGT
This genomic window from Octopus sinensis linkage group LG27, ASM634580v1, whole genome shotgun sequence contains:
- the LOC115225248 gene encoding zinc finger protein 665-like; its protein translation is EKPYKCDICGKSFSQKGSLTSHKYIHTGEEPYHCDICDKSFSFKSHLITHKLTHTGEKPYHCNICGKSFPHKISLTYHKSIHTGEKPYHCNICGKSFVVRSNLTVHELTHTNERPYQCDICGISFSGKSNLNRHKYIHTGEKRYHCDICGKSFSRKSNFNRHKYIHTGEKEPYHCDICGKSFSQKIGLTKHKYIHTGEKPYHCDVCGKSFSRKSHLTSHKYIHTGEKPYQCYICGKSFSQKHSLTTHISIHTGEKPYHCDICGKSFSQKIHLTSHKYIHTGERLYCCDICGKSFSQKSGLISHKFIHTGEKPYRCDICGKSFSQRNSLTYHKFSHTGEKPHPCDICGISFSQLGDLTRHKYIHTGEKPYQCHICGKSFSRKHSLTSHEFVHTGEKPYHCDICGKSFPCLRSLTSHKNIHTGEKP